One window from the genome of Corvus moneduloides isolate bCorMon1 chromosome 9, bCorMon1.pri, whole genome shotgun sequence encodes:
- the LOC116447754 gene encoding uncharacterized protein LOC116447754, with protein MIARSPRPGSGRGERVPPGRPRAGRGWPRGVPAEGPHPAARTGGGPAGQQGGQRPGRRSICPGPSCLRGSLPPQHPSAGPGPGERSGHSVPPRLPRTGAPLPSPVPAAEPGTAGPARAAAERRFPRRGPGRAGPPGGERGPGPPCPSPGAVSANSRDSVFGGGNKSHPTHSPDRNVCHCLPITRG; from the coding sequence ATGATCGCTCGCAGTCCGCGGCCGGGGAGCGGGCGAGGGGAGAGAGTCCCGCCAGGGCGTCCCCGGGCCGGCCGGGGCTGGCCCCGCGGAGTGCCTGCGGAGGGGCCGCATCCTGCTGCGCGTACTGGCGGGGGCCCCGCGGGGCAGCAGGGGGGGCAGCGCCCCGGGAGGCGCTCGATCTGCCCGGGCCCCTCCTGCCTTCGAGGCTCCCTCCCGCCTCAGCACCCCTCCGCGGGTCCCGGGCCCGGGGAGCGCTCCGGCCATTCCGTCCCGCCTCGGCTGCCCCGCACCGGcgctcctcttccttctcccgTTCCCGCGGCGGAGCCAGGCACGGCGGGGCCAGCCCGAGCGGCCGCCGAACGGAGGTTCCCGCGGCGCGGCCCGGGGAGAGCGGGGCCCCCGGGGGGAGAGCGGGGCCCCGGGCCACCCTGTCCCTCGCCAGGCGCCGTCTCCGCCAACTCCCGGGACTCCGTGTTTGGAGGAGGTAATAAATCCCACCCCACCCACAGCCCCGACCGTAATGTTTGTCACTGCTTGCCCATCACTAGGGGTTGA
- the C9H1orf53 gene encoding uncharacterized protein C1orf53 homolog, producing the protein MSRGPRRNQRFCGRPAAPLPPGPRSVPVPPHGRLGLTGTLRGVLRGRGGTARLWLHSNVTLEPLQSLLLQKAEVGCFCFQAGQQSAVDAAAGAVVLSEVARSQRGNCCGSACRHCPYEQVNVKDESKKKRFNSFFFFFFFFLMFDY; encoded by the exons ATGTCCAGAGGTCCCCGGCGAAACCAGCGCTTCTGTggccgccccgcagccccgctccccccgggTCCACGCTCCGTCCCCGTCCCGCCGCACGGACGGCTCGGGCTCACCGGGACACTGCGAGGCGTCCTCAGGGGACGGGGGGGAACGGCGAGGCTGTGGCTGCACTCAAACGTTACCTTAGAGCCGCTGCAGTCGCTTCT GCTCCAGAAAGCCGAGGTTGgttgcttttgctttcaggcTGGCCAGCAGAGCGCAGTggatgcagctgctggagctgtggtgCTCTCCGAAGTTGCCCGCTCGCAGAGGGGTAACTGCTGTGGCTCTGCGTGCAGACAC tgtCCATATGAGCAAGTTAATGTGAAAGACGAGTCCAAAAAGAAGCGtttcaactctttttttttttttttttttttttttttaatgtttgacTATTAG